One Bacillus sp. SM2101 DNA window includes the following coding sequences:
- a CDS encoding DUF1304 family protein, whose protein sequence is LFFLICVIIASVFGALTANKGIFIKQGTPAILAVIFILLSL, encoded by the coding sequence TTATTTTTCTTAATATGCGTGATAATTGCTTCCGTATTTGGAGCTTTGACAGCAAATAAAGGGATTTTCATCAAACAAGGAACTCCTGCTATTTTAGCGGTTATTTTCATTCTATTATCCCTTTAA